A single region of the Syngnathoides biaculeatus isolate LvHL_M chromosome 17, ASM1980259v1, whole genome shotgun sequence genome encodes:
- the dab2 gene encoding disabled homolog 2 isoform X1, translating into MSAVVEANVPVVATVADPSAASPPAASTSNSPPASPATAASKVPFRKDKKKVLEKTDEYLLARFQGDGVRYKAKLIGTDDVPEPRGDKMCQDSMMKLKGMAVAARSQGKHKQRIWINISMTGIRIIDEKSGAIEHEHVVNKISFIARDVTDNRAFGYVCGAEGQHQFFAIKTAQQAEPLVIDLKDLFQVIFNMRKKEAEASQKGENGSAVVENGSNAAPVKNPNPVEQLDLFGDMSTPPDVQSPNDSNDILLLDFAAEVDSNQNCIKGTLLTSCAADHRAPPQTENPLCSPFGFFPTPDSDPFRDDPLSQTPRPDNGPAVSAGTPVGDPLNGTAERLSQQMRGLTTMNVILALGNGQWPLGGKIPHGGDSGSGPSPGNPFFDSSASPFSNGASPQTAEIASKDSVVLNPPPQSSKAGRGRRTQKSTDDLFGVELFAAPEGSSAAGDLFNNTSAHSAQSSMAALGDLQLGPPASTGIPPAGMWGTPTVAPTMYAAPGPAYPQPSAFGGLPIPPNAWGQQMPPQFGAPHLAWGHPAAPPAVWAHPASTNPFQPSPFPILGEQQGPSRPPPRPPVKDPPPKPERNAFTALDPLGEKEQKTGKDMFKDFQLAKPPAIPARKGEQVSESGAFDQYFSSKVGLAQDAADHDDFDIKQMSVAVNDAPLPSLNAQSPFDAAFSSNSPAPGPSVGLDMFDEAFGAPNAAPFEALPAPMTAPVAQNSTGAFGDPFGNPFA; encoded by the exons ATGTCTGCAGTGGTGGAGGCCAACGTGCCGGTCGTCGCCACCGTCGCCGACCCGAGCGCCGCGTCGCCACCCGCGGCCTCGACGTCAAACTCCCCTCCTGCCTCTCCTGCGACCGCCGCGTCCAAGGTCCCGTTCCGGAAGGACAAGAAAAAAG TGCTGGAGAAAACTGACGAGTACCTGCTGGCCAGGTTTCAAGGGGACGGCGTGAGGTACAAAGCCAAACTGATCGGCACTGACGATGTTCCCGAACCTCGAGGGGACAAGATGTGCCAGGACTCCATGATGAAGCTAAAG GGCATGGCGGTAGCTGCTCGCTCCCAAGGGAAACACAAACAGCGGATCTGGATCAACATTTCCATGACCGGCATCAGGATCATTGATGAGAAATCGGGA GCGATTGAGCACGAGCACGTGGTGAACAAGATCTCCTTCATCGCCAGAGACGTGACGGACAACCGCGCCTTCGGCTACGTGTGCGGGGCCGAGGGCCAGCATCAGTTCTTCGCCATCAAGACGGCGCAACAG GCGGAGCCGCTGGTCATTGACCTGAAGGACCTTTTCCAAGTCATCTTCAACATGAGGAAGAAAGAGGCTGAGGCCTCCCAGAAG ggagAAAATGGCAGCGCGGTCGTTGAG aatGGAAGCAACGCCGCACCGGTAAAAAACCCCAAC ccggtggagcagctggaccTGTTCGGAGACATGTCGACCCCGCCGGATGTCCAGTCCCCGAAC GACTCTAATGATATTCTCTTGCTGGACTTCGCCGCCGAAGTCGACAGCAATCAGAATTGCATAAAGGGAACGCTTTTAACTTCCTGTGCCGCCGACCACAGGGCGCCGCCCCAGACAGAGAATCCCCTCTGCTCGCCGTTCGGCTTCTTTCCAACCCCGGACAGCGACCCTTTCAGAGACGACCCGCTGTCCCAAACGCCCCGTCCCGACAACGGGCCGGCGGTCTCCGCCGGGACTCCCGTCGGCGACCCTTTGAACGGAACCGCCGAGCGCCTCAGCCAGCAGATGCGGGGCTTAACCACTATGAACGTGATTCTGGCTCTGGGTAACGGCCAGTGGCCGCTCGGGGGCAAAATACCGCACGGCGGCGACTCGGGGTCGGGTCCGTCCCCCGGAAATCCCTTTTTCGACTCGAGCGCCTCCCCCTTTTCTAACGGCGCGAGCCCCCAAACCGCAGAGATTGCGAGCAAGGACTCGGTGGTTCTTAACCCGCCTCCGCAGAGCTCGAAGGCCGGACGAGGTCGGAGGACTCAGAAG TCAACAGACGACCTGTTCGGTGTGGAACTGTTCGCTGCTCCCGAAGGCTCGTCGGCTGCCGGCGACCTTTTCAACAACACCTCAGCCCACTCTGCTCAGTCCTCCATGGCGGCTTTGG GAGATCTTCAGCTAGGACCACCGGCTAGCACCGGCATCCCTCCTGCGGGCATGTGGGGAACGCCCACCGTCGCGCCCACCATGTACGCAGCCCCCGGGCCGGCCTACCCTCAGCCGTCTGCCTTCGGTGGTCTTCCCATACCCCCcaatgcttggggtcaacagaTGCCGCCTCAGTTTGGCGCCCCGCATCTCGCCTGGGGCCATCCGGCTGCGCCGCCCGCAGTTTGGGCTCACCCGGCTTCCACCAACCCCTTCCAACCCAGCCCCTTTCCCATTCTGGGCGAGCAGCAAGGGCCGTCCCGCCCGCCTCCCCGGCCGCCCGTGAAGGACCCCCCACCGAAGCCGGAGAGAAACGCCTTCACCGCCTTGGACCCCCTCGGAGAGAAAGAGCAGAAGACCGGGAAAGACATGTTCAAGGACTTCCAGCTCGCCAAGCCGCCCGCCATCCCGGCGAGAAAAGGTGAGCAGGTGTCAGAATCGGGAGCGTTCGACCAGTACTTCTCCAGCAAAGTGGGCTTGGCTCAAGATGCCGCAGACCACGATGACTTTGACATCAAACAGATGTCGGTGGCCGTTAACG ACGCGCCGCTTCCGAGCCTGAACGCCCAGAGCCCCTTCGATGCCGCGTTCTCCTCAAACAGTCCGGCTCCAGGACCGAGCGTCGGTCTGGACATGTTCGACGAGGCGTTTGGAGCCCCCAACGCCGCTCCTTTTGAGGCCCTGCCTGCCCCGATG ACTGCTCCTGTTGCTCAGAACTCCACCGGTGCCTTCGGAGATCCTTTCGGAAATCCCTTCGCTTGA
- the dab2 gene encoding disabled homolog 2 isoform X2 gives MSAVVEANVPVVATVADPSAASPPAASTSNSPPASPATAASKVPFRKDKKKVLEKTDEYLLARFQGDGVRYKAKLIGTDDVPEPRGDKMCQDSMMKLKGMAVAARSQGKHKQRIWINISMTGIRIIDEKSGAIEHEHVVNKISFIARDVTDNRAFGYVCGAEGQHQFFAIKTAQQAEPLVIDLKDLFQVIFNMRKKEAEASQKGENGSAVVENGSNAAPVKNPNPVEQLDLFGDMSTPPDVQSPNDSNDILLLDFAAEVDSNQNCIKGTLLTSCAADHRAPPQTENPLCSPFGFFPTPDSDPFRDDPLSQTPRPDNGPAVSAGTPVGDPLNGTAERLSQQMRGLTTMNVILALGNGQWPLGGKIPHGGDSGSGPSPGNPFFDSSASPFSNGASPQTAEIASKDSVVLNPPPQSSKAGRGRRTQKSTDDLFGVELFAAPEGSSAAGDLFNNTSAHSAQSSMAALGDLQLGPPASTGIPPAGMWGTPTVAPTMYAAPGPAYPQPSAFGGLPIPPNAWGQQMPPQFGAPHLAWGHPAAPPAVWAHPASTNPFQPSPFPILGEQQGPSRPPPRPPVKDPPPKPERNAFTALDPLGEKEQKTGKDMFKDFQLAKPPAIPARKDAPLPSLNAQSPFDAAFSSNSPAPGPSVGLDMFDEAFGAPNAAPFEALPAPMTAPVAQNSTGAFGDPFGNPFA, from the exons ATGTCTGCAGTGGTGGAGGCCAACGTGCCGGTCGTCGCCACCGTCGCCGACCCGAGCGCCGCGTCGCCACCCGCGGCCTCGACGTCAAACTCCCCTCCTGCCTCTCCTGCGACCGCCGCGTCCAAGGTCCCGTTCCGGAAGGACAAGAAAAAAG TGCTGGAGAAAACTGACGAGTACCTGCTGGCCAGGTTTCAAGGGGACGGCGTGAGGTACAAAGCCAAACTGATCGGCACTGACGATGTTCCCGAACCTCGAGGGGACAAGATGTGCCAGGACTCCATGATGAAGCTAAAG GGCATGGCGGTAGCTGCTCGCTCCCAAGGGAAACACAAACAGCGGATCTGGATCAACATTTCCATGACCGGCATCAGGATCATTGATGAGAAATCGGGA GCGATTGAGCACGAGCACGTGGTGAACAAGATCTCCTTCATCGCCAGAGACGTGACGGACAACCGCGCCTTCGGCTACGTGTGCGGGGCCGAGGGCCAGCATCAGTTCTTCGCCATCAAGACGGCGCAACAG GCGGAGCCGCTGGTCATTGACCTGAAGGACCTTTTCCAAGTCATCTTCAACATGAGGAAGAAAGAGGCTGAGGCCTCCCAGAAG ggagAAAATGGCAGCGCGGTCGTTGAG aatGGAAGCAACGCCGCACCGGTAAAAAACCCCAAC ccggtggagcagctggaccTGTTCGGAGACATGTCGACCCCGCCGGATGTCCAGTCCCCGAAC GACTCTAATGATATTCTCTTGCTGGACTTCGCCGCCGAAGTCGACAGCAATCAGAATTGCATAAAGGGAACGCTTTTAACTTCCTGTGCCGCCGACCACAGGGCGCCGCCCCAGACAGAGAATCCCCTCTGCTCGCCGTTCGGCTTCTTTCCAACCCCGGACAGCGACCCTTTCAGAGACGACCCGCTGTCCCAAACGCCCCGTCCCGACAACGGGCCGGCGGTCTCCGCCGGGACTCCCGTCGGCGACCCTTTGAACGGAACCGCCGAGCGCCTCAGCCAGCAGATGCGGGGCTTAACCACTATGAACGTGATTCTGGCTCTGGGTAACGGCCAGTGGCCGCTCGGGGGCAAAATACCGCACGGCGGCGACTCGGGGTCGGGTCCGTCCCCCGGAAATCCCTTTTTCGACTCGAGCGCCTCCCCCTTTTCTAACGGCGCGAGCCCCCAAACCGCAGAGATTGCGAGCAAGGACTCGGTGGTTCTTAACCCGCCTCCGCAGAGCTCGAAGGCCGGACGAGGTCGGAGGACTCAGAAG TCAACAGACGACCTGTTCGGTGTGGAACTGTTCGCTGCTCCCGAAGGCTCGTCGGCTGCCGGCGACCTTTTCAACAACACCTCAGCCCACTCTGCTCAGTCCTCCATGGCGGCTTTGG GAGATCTTCAGCTAGGACCACCGGCTAGCACCGGCATCCCTCCTGCGGGCATGTGGGGAACGCCCACCGTCGCGCCCACCATGTACGCAGCCCCCGGGCCGGCCTACCCTCAGCCGTCTGCCTTCGGTGGTCTTCCCATACCCCCcaatgcttggggtcaacagaTGCCGCCTCAGTTTGGCGCCCCGCATCTCGCCTGGGGCCATCCGGCTGCGCCGCCCGCAGTTTGGGCTCACCCGGCTTCCACCAACCCCTTCCAACCCAGCCCCTTTCCCATTCTGGGCGAGCAGCAAGGGCCGTCCCGCCCGCCTCCCCGGCCGCCCGTGAAGGACCCCCCACCGAAGCCGGAGAGAAACGCCTTCACCGCCTTGGACCCCCTCGGAGAGAAAGAGCAGAAGACCGGGAAAGACATGTTCAAGGACTTCCAGCTCGCCAAGCCGCCCGCCATCCCGGCGAGAAAAG ACGCGCCGCTTCCGAGCCTGAACGCCCAGAGCCCCTTCGATGCCGCGTTCTCCTCAAACAGTCCGGCTCCAGGACCGAGCGTCGGTCTGGACATGTTCGACGAGGCGTTTGGAGCCCCCAACGCCGCTCCTTTTGAGGCCCTGCCTGCCCCGATG ACTGCTCCTGTTGCTCAGAACTCCACCGGTGCCTTCGGAGATCCTTTCGGAAATCCCTTCGCTTGA
- the dab2 gene encoding disabled homolog 2 isoform X3, whose translation MSAVVEANVPVVATVADPSAASPPAASTSNSPPASPATAASKVPFRKDKKKVLEKTDEYLLARFQGDGVRYKAKLIGTDDVPEPRGDKMCQDSMMKLKGMAVAARSQGKHKQRIWINISMTGIRIIDEKSGAIEHEHVVNKISFIARDVTDNRAFGYVCGAEGQHQFFAIKTAQQAEPLVIDLKDLFQVIFNMRKKEAEASQKGENGSAVVENGSNAAPVKNPNPVEQLDLFGDMSTPPDVQSPNSTDDLFGVELFAAPEGSSAAGDLFNNTSAHSAQSSMAALGDLQLGPPASTGIPPAGMWGTPTVAPTMYAAPGPAYPQPSAFGGLPIPPNAWGQQMPPQFGAPHLAWGHPAAPPAVWAHPASTNPFQPSPFPILGEQQGPSRPPPRPPVKDPPPKPERNAFTALDPLGEKEQKTGKDMFKDFQLAKPPAIPARKGEQVSESGAFDQYFSSKVGLAQDAADHDDFDIKQMSVAVNDAPLPSLNAQSPFDAAFSSNSPAPGPSVGLDMFDEAFGAPNAAPFEALPAPMTAPVAQNSTGAFGDPFGNPFA comes from the exons ATGTCTGCAGTGGTGGAGGCCAACGTGCCGGTCGTCGCCACCGTCGCCGACCCGAGCGCCGCGTCGCCACCCGCGGCCTCGACGTCAAACTCCCCTCCTGCCTCTCCTGCGACCGCCGCGTCCAAGGTCCCGTTCCGGAAGGACAAGAAAAAAG TGCTGGAGAAAACTGACGAGTACCTGCTGGCCAGGTTTCAAGGGGACGGCGTGAGGTACAAAGCCAAACTGATCGGCACTGACGATGTTCCCGAACCTCGAGGGGACAAGATGTGCCAGGACTCCATGATGAAGCTAAAG GGCATGGCGGTAGCTGCTCGCTCCCAAGGGAAACACAAACAGCGGATCTGGATCAACATTTCCATGACCGGCATCAGGATCATTGATGAGAAATCGGGA GCGATTGAGCACGAGCACGTGGTGAACAAGATCTCCTTCATCGCCAGAGACGTGACGGACAACCGCGCCTTCGGCTACGTGTGCGGGGCCGAGGGCCAGCATCAGTTCTTCGCCATCAAGACGGCGCAACAG GCGGAGCCGCTGGTCATTGACCTGAAGGACCTTTTCCAAGTCATCTTCAACATGAGGAAGAAAGAGGCTGAGGCCTCCCAGAAG ggagAAAATGGCAGCGCGGTCGTTGAG aatGGAAGCAACGCCGCACCGGTAAAAAACCCCAAC ccggtggagcagctggaccTGTTCGGAGACATGTCGACCCCGCCGGATGTCCAGTCCCCGAAC TCAACAGACGACCTGTTCGGTGTGGAACTGTTCGCTGCTCCCGAAGGCTCGTCGGCTGCCGGCGACCTTTTCAACAACACCTCAGCCCACTCTGCTCAGTCCTCCATGGCGGCTTTGG GAGATCTTCAGCTAGGACCACCGGCTAGCACCGGCATCCCTCCTGCGGGCATGTGGGGAACGCCCACCGTCGCGCCCACCATGTACGCAGCCCCCGGGCCGGCCTACCCTCAGCCGTCTGCCTTCGGTGGTCTTCCCATACCCCCcaatgcttggggtcaacagaTGCCGCCTCAGTTTGGCGCCCCGCATCTCGCCTGGGGCCATCCGGCTGCGCCGCCCGCAGTTTGGGCTCACCCGGCTTCCACCAACCCCTTCCAACCCAGCCCCTTTCCCATTCTGGGCGAGCAGCAAGGGCCGTCCCGCCCGCCTCCCCGGCCGCCCGTGAAGGACCCCCCACCGAAGCCGGAGAGAAACGCCTTCACCGCCTTGGACCCCCTCGGAGAGAAAGAGCAGAAGACCGGGAAAGACATGTTCAAGGACTTCCAGCTCGCCAAGCCGCCCGCCATCCCGGCGAGAAAAGGTGAGCAGGTGTCAGAATCGGGAGCGTTCGACCAGTACTTCTCCAGCAAAGTGGGCTTGGCTCAAGATGCCGCAGACCACGATGACTTTGACATCAAACAGATGTCGGTGGCCGTTAACG ACGCGCCGCTTCCGAGCCTGAACGCCCAGAGCCCCTTCGATGCCGCGTTCTCCTCAAACAGTCCGGCTCCAGGACCGAGCGTCGGTCTGGACATGTTCGACGAGGCGTTTGGAGCCCCCAACGCCGCTCCTTTTGAGGCCCTGCCTGCCCCGATG ACTGCTCCTGTTGCTCAGAACTCCACCGGTGCCTTCGGAGATCCTTTCGGAAATCCCTTCGCTTGA